TTGTATTTTACATATACAGGCAGGCGGTTTATCCTGCTACATGGTTTTGTCAAAAAAGGCGATAAGACACCTGAAAGAGAAATAGATATAGCTGAAAAAAGAATGTATGACTTTATTGAAAAACAAAAGGGGGTGATGTAAATGTATAAGAAAGGAAGGACATTAAAAGAGCATATTTCAGAGCACATGGAAAGCCCTGAATTCAGGAAGGCATGGCATGACCTTGACCCTGAATTTGAGCTTTTAGAGAGCATGATTAAGGCAAGAGAGAAAGCAGGGCTTACACAGGATGAGCTTGCAAGGAAAATAGGCACAAAACAGCCTGCCTTATCAAGGCTTGAAAGGGGTGGGTTTAAAAAGGCAACTGTAGAGACCCTTAAA
The sequence above is a segment of the Nitrospirota bacterium genome. Coding sequences within it:
- a CDS encoding helix-turn-helix transcriptional regulator; translation: MESPEFRKAWHDLDPEFELLESMIKAREKAGLTQDELARKIGTKQPALSRLERGGFKKATVETLKKIADATNTRLVVKLQAVKKG